The following are encoded together in the Acidimicrobiales bacterium genome:
- a CDS encoding VOC family protein: MRPRAPYGFEYARIAVPELAPAQEFYEYVVGLTPVDVEPGRVTLRADIDHHCIELREDRSLSEMEVLALGFSAESAEHLEDLRSRLTGAGYPVLPIDDAMRPVITDGFATTDPNGIRLEFVHEFQVFAEPPFVEIRPVDIVHPFLGTPEFEKSLAFYTEVLGFLPSDFIAFRSAFLRGEDRYHHSIALRLADKVEVAHICFMMKSFDHVMRGFAKARYKKIPCPSGLVNHSASRSIAFYMEVPRFGPPIELCDGHVVFTPEQHETHVPRRMSADPRNIDVWRAAADDWGLT; the protein is encoded by the coding sequence ATGAGGCCGAGAGCCCCCTACGGATTCGAGTACGCCCGGATCGCGGTGCCCGAGCTCGCGCCGGCGCAGGAGTTCTACGAGTACGTCGTCGGCCTCACCCCGGTCGACGTCGAGCCGGGCCGGGTGACGCTCCGGGCCGACATCGACCACCACTGCATCGAGCTGCGCGAGGACCGCTCGCTGTCGGAGATGGAGGTGCTCGCCCTCGGCTTCAGCGCGGAGAGCGCCGAGCATCTCGAGGACCTGAGGTCCCGGCTCACCGGCGCGGGCTACCCCGTACTCCCGATCGACGACGCGATGCGCCCGGTCATCACGGACGGCTTCGCGACGACCGACCCGAACGGCATCCGGCTCGAGTTCGTCCACGAGTTCCAGGTCTTCGCCGAGCCCCCCTTCGTCGAGATCCGGCCCGTCGACATCGTCCACCCCTTCCTCGGGACGCCGGAGTTCGAGAAGTCGCTCGCCTTCTACACCGAGGTGCTCGGCTTCCTCCCCTCGGACTTCATCGCCTTCCGGAGCGCCTTCCTGCGCGGCGAGGACCGCTACCACCACTCGATCGCCCTGCGCCTCGCCGACAAGGTCGAGGTGGCGCACATCTGCTTCATGATGAAGAGCTTCGACCACGTGATGCGCGGCTTCGCCAAGGCTCGCTACAAGAAGATCCCGTGCCCGTCGGGGCTCGTCAACCACTCGGCGTCTCGCTCGATCGCCTTCTACATGGAGGTCCCGAGGTTCGGGCCGCCGATCGAGCTGTGCGACGGCCACGTCGTGTTCACCCCCGAGCAGCACGAGACCCACGTGCCGAGGCGCATGTCGGCCGACCCCCGCAACATCGACGTGTGGCGGGCGGCCGCCGACGACTGGGGGCTCACCTAG